Proteins encoded in a region of the Labeo rohita strain BAU-BD-2019 chromosome 22, IGBB_LRoh.1.0, whole genome shotgun sequence genome:
- the LOC127153693 gene encoding cortexin-1-like produces MSDVSTLDYELLSPGPSFAGLPSSPPLGGDAEQRTAFAFVGLLMLFLIFLLVRCFRILLDPYSRMPASSWTDHKEGFERGQFDYALV; encoded by the coding sequence ATGAGCGATGTGTCCACATTGGACTATGAGCTGCTCTCGCCGGGGCCGTCGTTCGCCGGGCTCCCCAGCAGCCCGCCTCTTGGCGGCGACGCCGAGCAAAGGACGGCCTTCGCGTTCGTGGGTCTCCTCATGCTGTTTTTGATTTTCCTGTTGGTGCGTTGCTTCCGGATCTTGCTGGACCCCTACAGCCGAATGCCCGCTTCGTCTTGGACTGATCATAAGGAGGGCTTCGAGCGGGGCCAGTTCGACTACGCCCTGGTGTAG